The proteins below are encoded in one region of Sinorhizobium meliloti:
- a CDS encoding DMT family transporter, translating to MTHQPISLSAPRHHRLLWPMMATLLVVGWSSGFVGIRYASEEAGVMLVLFWRTLLSGVILLPFALTIGPLLRMRGIAEQMLFGVMSVFLYLGGFALAIEQRVPTGLVALISDLLPLAIAALSQPVLGERLSARQWFGTAIAVFGVLIVSFDSLSFGAAPLWAYGLTVGSMLVFALASVLHKRRRTQNMAVHQSLCIHTLTGSVLFGLCAMMQGDLAPPLTRAFAVGMVWLVLIATFAAYSIYYTSLRLFPVAQVSAAIYLSPPVTMLWAWALFSEPLTAATFIGLTVTLVGVWMTSRS from the coding sequence ATGACCCACCAGCCCATCTCGCTGTCCGCTCCGAGACATCACCGTCTCCTTTGGCCGATGATGGCAACGCTCCTGGTCGTCGGCTGGAGCTCCGGTTTCGTCGGCATTCGCTATGCCAGCGAAGAGGCAGGTGTCATGCTGGTTCTGTTCTGGCGCACTCTTCTATCGGGAGTGATCCTGCTGCCTTTCGCACTGACCATCGGTCCGCTGTTGCGCATGCGTGGGATTGCGGAGCAGATGCTGTTCGGTGTGATGTCCGTATTTTTGTACCTTGGTGGCTTTGCACTTGCCATCGAGCAGCGGGTGCCGACGGGGCTGGTCGCCCTCATCTCCGACCTCTTACCGTTGGCGATTGCCGCCCTGTCGCAACCCGTTTTAGGTGAACGCCTGAGCGCGCGACAATGGTTTGGGACGGCGATTGCGGTTTTCGGCGTGCTGATCGTCTCGTTCGACAGCCTCAGTTTCGGTGCGGCCCCCTTGTGGGCATATGGGTTGACAGTCGGTTCGATGCTGGTTTTTGCCCTTGCCTCGGTTCTACACAAGCGGCGGCGAACCCAGAACATGGCCGTGCACCAGAGCCTTTGCATCCACACCCTGACCGGTTCGGTGCTGTTCGGGCTGTGCGCCATGATGCAAGGCGATCTCGCCCCGCCCCTTACGCGCGCTTTCGCCGTGGGAATGGTGTGGCTGGTGCTGATCGCAACCTTTGCCGCCTATTCGATCTATTACACGAGCCTGCGCCTCTTCCCGGTGGCTCAGGTTAGCGCAGCGATCTACCTCAGTCCGCCTGTTACCATGCTCTGGGCTTGGGCTCTGTTTTCCGAACCGTTGACTGCGGCCACCTTCATAGGCCTGACGGTGACGCTGGTGGGCGTCTGGATGACGTCGCGCAGCTGA
- a CDS encoding LacI family DNA-binding transcriptional regulator, producing the protein MSDSTPATIEDVARIAEVSIATVSRAIHNPEKVAKSTRLKVNQAIAITGYTTNAMARSLRLGRSNMILVVAPDIGDPNFSSILVGLENEARSHGYGVLIGHTQNDAQRAVEYLKFLNSNQAAGLILFTGILPFGHETIAARLPPSVGIFEPVFNGGIPYVGVDDVEGARKVVDLLIAEGHRKIAFIGDSRTRLAYKRRRSGYDAGLDAAEVPAELRLVQEGDGTLESGRAAVERLFVRDTLPTAFMCVNDQTALGVMIGLKARGYDIPRDFSVTGFDDVPQATFMTPALTTIRQPRTLIGKHAMALLLELLSDRRPAETEIFLRPDLVVRNSVSAPSPRWA; encoded by the coding sequence GTGTCGGATTCCACGCCCGCAACCATCGAAGACGTCGCTAGGATCGCTGAAGTTTCGATCGCGACGGTATCGCGGGCAATCCACAACCCGGAGAAGGTTGCGAAATCCACGCGGCTGAAGGTCAACCAGGCGATCGCGATCACCGGTTACACCACCAATGCCATGGCACGCAGCCTGCGCCTCGGCCGCTCGAACATGATCCTGGTCGTCGCTCCTGATATCGGCGATCCGAACTTTTCTAGTATTCTGGTCGGCCTCGAAAACGAGGCACGGTCGCACGGCTACGGCGTGCTGATCGGCCATACCCAGAACGACGCCCAGCGCGCGGTCGAATATCTGAAGTTTCTTAACTCCAACCAGGCGGCGGGTCTGATCCTCTTTACCGGCATCCTGCCCTTCGGCCACGAGACGATAGCGGCGCGGCTGCCGCCGAGCGTCGGCATCTTCGAGCCCGTCTTCAACGGCGGCATACCCTATGTGGGTGTCGACGATGTCGAGGGCGCCCGCAAGGTGGTCGATCTCCTCATCGCCGAAGGCCATCGCAAGATCGCTTTCATCGGCGATTCGCGAACCCGTCTTGCCTATAAGCGGCGCCGCTCCGGCTATGATGCGGGCCTCGATGCGGCGGAGGTGCCGGCGGAACTTAGGCTGGTCCAGGAGGGCGATGGCACGCTCGAGAGCGGCAGGGCTGCCGTCGAGCGGCTCTTCGTTCGCGACACGCTGCCGACGGCATTCATGTGCGTCAACGATCAGACGGCACTCGGAGTGATGATCGGGCTGAAGGCACGCGGCTATGACATACCGCGCGATTTCTCGGTGACAGGATTCGACGACGTGCCTCAGGCGACATTCATGACGCCGGCCCTGACCACGATCCGTCAGCCGCGCACCCTGATCGGCAAACACGCCATGGCGCTTCTGCTGGAGCTTCTCTCCGACCGGCGCCCCGCCGAAACGGAAATCTTCCTGAGGCCCGATCTGGTGGTGCGCAATTCCGTTTCGGCGCCGTCTCCTCGGTGGGCTTAG
- a CDS encoding sugar ABC transporter ATP-binding protein translates to MNPETVDAARVVLEARRISKSFSGVQVLFSVNFELRAGEIHALMGENGAGKSTLVKILSGFEQPSSGEVLLDGQPVTLPANGAAEALGIVIIHQEFNLAEHLTVAESLFLGREVTRFGVLDRKYMRAETRRVLDLLGCHVDANALIGSLSIAEKQMVEIAKAISRDARIVFMDEPTAVLSREETNFLFRQVRKLRDRGTSFVFVSHKLDEVIELTDRVTVLRDGQWVKTAATSMLDGESIAQLMVGREMSSLFPAKKEPNVDEEVVLRVDAVSTDYVQDARFEVRKGEILGFSGMIGSGRTELMEAVAGLRPRLSGEVTIRGETVPSGDVHAANRRGLAYMTKDRKAKGLLLNSGMTANLTLQSLGRHARIGYLSPASEAAALKRARRRFDIRVRDGNVVARRMSGGNQQKLLLAKVMETEPDIIIIDEPTRGIDVGTKQQIYHFISALARDGRSIIVVSSEMPEVIGLCTRVAVMREGRIVGMLEGDEISEQEIMRYAAGLKKMAAA, encoded by the coding sequence ATGAATCCGGAGACGGTCGACGCCGCGCGCGTCGTGCTGGAGGCACGGCGGATCAGCAAGTCGTTCAGCGGCGTGCAGGTGCTCTTCAGTGTCAATTTCGAGCTTCGCGCCGGCGAAATCCACGCCCTGATGGGCGAGAACGGCGCCGGCAAGTCGACGCTCGTCAAGATTCTCTCAGGTTTCGAGCAGCCGTCCTCGGGCGAGGTCCTGCTCGACGGCCAGCCGGTAACGCTTCCTGCTAACGGTGCGGCCGAAGCGCTGGGCATCGTCATCATCCACCAGGAATTCAATCTTGCCGAACACCTGACTGTTGCCGAAAGCCTGTTTCTCGGTCGCGAGGTGACGCGTTTCGGCGTGCTCGACCGCAAGTATATGCGCGCGGAGACGCGCCGGGTTCTCGATCTGCTTGGCTGTCATGTGGACGCGAACGCGCTGATCGGCAGTCTTTCCATTGCCGAAAAGCAGATGGTCGAGATCGCCAAGGCCATCAGCCGCGACGCGCGGATCGTCTTCATGGACGAGCCCACGGCCGTTCTATCCCGCGAGGAGACCAACTTCCTTTTCCGGCAGGTCCGCAAGCTGCGCGACCGGGGCACGAGCTTCGTCTTCGTGTCGCACAAGCTCGACGAAGTCATCGAACTGACCGACCGCGTGACGGTACTGCGCGACGGGCAGTGGGTGAAGACTGCCGCGACTTCGATGCTCGACGGCGAGTCGATCGCGCAGCTCATGGTCGGCCGCGAAATGTCGAGCCTCTTTCCCGCCAAGAAAGAGCCGAACGTCGACGAAGAGGTCGTGCTGCGTGTCGACGCCGTCTCGACCGACTATGTCCAGGACGCCCGCTTCGAGGTGCGCAAAGGCGAAATCCTCGGCTTTTCGGGTATGATCGGCTCCGGCCGCACCGAACTCATGGAGGCGGTCGCCGGCCTCAGGCCCCGCCTGTCGGGCGAGGTGACGATCCGTGGAGAGACCGTGCCCTCCGGCGACGTGCACGCGGCCAACCGGCGCGGTCTTGCCTACATGACCAAGGACCGCAAGGCGAAGGGCCTGCTGCTCAATTCCGGCATGACGGCGAACCTGACCTTGCAGTCGCTCGGCCGGCATGCCCGCATCGGCTATCTCAGCCCGGCGAGCGAGGCGGCTGCGCTCAAAAGAGCCCGCCGCCGCTTCGACATCCGCGTGCGCGACGGCAACGTCGTCGCCAGGCGCATGTCCGGCGGCAACCAGCAGAAGCTGCTGCTCGCCAAGGTGATGGAAACGGAACCGGACATCATCATCATCGACGAGCCTACACGCGGCATCGACGTCGGCACCAAGCAGCAGATCTATCATTTCATCTCGGCGCTCGCGCGCGACGGCCGCTCGATCATCGTCGTCTCTTCCGAAATGCCTGAGGTCATCGGGCTTTGCACCAGGGTCGCGGTGATGCGCGAGGGACGCATCGTCGGCATGCTCGAAGGAGACGAGATCTCCGAGCAGGAGATCATGCGCTACGCAGCCGGGCTGAAGAAAATGGCTGCGGCCTGA
- a CDS encoding ABC transporter permease, with protein MSVNEESIQSTTHRRTWRDVDLRAVAPFAALALLLIVGAMVNPNFISLNNLANVATRSAFIAIIAVGATFVISAGDLDLSVGSMVAFVASLMILFMNSGVIADPALMLTAAVLFAVVAGSVCGLANGLITTVGRIEPFIATLGTMGIYRGLTTWLSQGGAITLREPELQELYRPAYFGSILGMPVPIAIILAVTAVAAFILYRTRYGRHVVAVGSNSDVARYSGIAVNRVRTIAFVIQGLCVAVAVLLYVPRLGSTSATTGILWELQAITAVVVGGTALKGGAGRVWGTICGAFILELVGNIMLLSNFISEYLIGAMQGAIIIIAMLVQRSLVRKS; from the coding sequence ATGAGCGTGAACGAGGAAAGCATCCAAAGCACAACACACCGCCGGACCTGGCGGGACGTCGATCTCAGGGCCGTGGCGCCGTTTGCCGCGCTTGCACTGCTGTTGATCGTCGGTGCCATGGTCAACCCCAACTTCATCAGTCTCAACAACCTCGCCAACGTCGCCACCCGCAGCGCCTTCATCGCCATCATCGCGGTGGGCGCCACCTTCGTCATTTCCGCAGGCGACCTCGACCTTTCCGTCGGCTCGATGGTCGCCTTCGTCGCAAGCCTGATGATCCTGTTCATGAATTCCGGCGTGATCGCCGATCCGGCACTGATGCTCACGGCCGCAGTCCTTTTTGCGGTCGTCGCCGGTAGCGTCTGCGGGCTCGCCAACGGGCTGATCACCACGGTCGGCAGAATCGAGCCCTTCATCGCGACGCTCGGCACGATGGGCATCTATCGCGGCCTTACCACCTGGCTGTCGCAAGGCGGCGCCATCACCCTGCGCGAGCCGGAATTACAGGAGCTCTATCGCCCGGCCTATTTCGGCAGCATTCTCGGCATGCCGGTGCCGATCGCGATCATCCTCGCGGTCACCGCCGTCGCCGCCTTCATCCTTTATCGCACGCGTTACGGCCGGCACGTGGTCGCGGTCGGCTCCAACAGCGACGTGGCCCGTTATTCCGGCATCGCCGTCAACCGCGTGCGCACCATCGCCTTCGTCATCCAGGGACTCTGCGTCGCCGTCGCCGTGCTGCTCTACGTGCCGCGCCTCGGCTCCACCTCGGCCACGACCGGCATCCTCTGGGAACTGCAGGCCATCACCGCCGTAGTCGTCGGCGGAACGGCGCTCAAGGGCGGCGCGGGCCGCGTCTGGGGCACGATCTGCGGTGCCTTCATTCTCGAATTGGTCGGAAACATCATGCTCTTGTCGAACTTCATCAGCGAATACCTGATCGGCGCGATGCAAGGTGCGATCATCATCATCGCGATGCTTGTCCAGCGCTCGCTGGTACGCAAATCGTGA
- a CDS encoding substrate-binding domain-containing protein, whose amino-acid sequence MRKGLMGFAAVAMMALTSAAHAQDKNVTIGVSIPAADHGWTAGVVFHAERVAKLLMEQHPGLNVIVKTSPDPASQANAVQDLETQGIDALVILPTDPDPLVNAIKEVKGKGTFVALVDRAPSTNDNSVRDLYVAGNNPALGQVAGEYIKATTPEAKVVVIRGLPIPIDQQRQDGFDKGIAGSKVEILDRQYGNWNRDDAFKVMQDYLTKYPQIDVVWCQDDDMAVGVLQAIDQAKRTDIQYVVAGAGSKDMIKKVMDGDKMIPVDVLYPPAMVGTALEMTVANFYGQVPVRGTYTIDATLVTKENAKDFYFPDSPF is encoded by the coding sequence ATGCGAAAGGGATTAATGGGCTTTGCCGCCGTCGCGATGATGGCACTGACGAGTGCAGCCCATGCACAAGACAAGAACGTCACGATCGGCGTGTCGATCCCGGCGGCCGACCATGGCTGGACCGCCGGTGTCGTGTTCCATGCCGAGCGCGTTGCCAAGCTGCTCATGGAACAGCATCCGGGCCTCAACGTCATCGTCAAGACCTCGCCGGACCCGGCGAGCCAGGCCAACGCCGTGCAGGACCTCGAAACGCAGGGGATCGACGCCCTCGTGATCCTGCCGACCGACCCCGATCCGCTGGTCAACGCCATCAAGGAAGTCAAGGGCAAGGGCACCTTCGTCGCCTTGGTGGACCGCGCGCCTTCGACCAACGACAACAGCGTGCGTGACCTCTATGTCGCCGGTAACAACCCGGCACTCGGCCAGGTCGCCGGCGAATACATCAAGGCCACAACTCCGGAAGCCAAGGTGGTCGTCATTCGCGGCCTGCCGATCCCGATCGACCAGCAGCGTCAGGACGGCTTCGACAAGGGCATCGCCGGCTCCAAGGTCGAAATCCTGGACCGCCAATACGGCAACTGGAATCGCGATGACGCCTTTAAGGTTATGCAAGACTACCTGACCAAGTATCCGCAGATCGACGTCGTTTGGTGCCAGGATGACGACATGGCCGTCGGCGTGCTGCAGGCGATCGACCAGGCCAAGCGCACCGACATCCAGTATGTGGTCGCCGGAGCCGGTTCGAAGGACATGATCAAGAAGGTCATGGACGGCGACAAGATGATCCCGGTCGACGTGCTCTATCCGCCGGCAATGGTCGGCACCGCACTTGAAATGACCGTTGCCAACTTCTACGGCCAGGTCCCGGTTCGCGGCACCTACACGATCGATGCGACGCTGGTGACCAAGGAAAACGCCAAGGACTTCTATTTCCCCGACTCGCCGTTCTGA
- a CDS encoding sensor histidine kinase, which yields MKAVPGMRKVVYSLRRRLLGWLLISTAVIGVVALADTYREAIKTANAVSDRVLAGSALAIAERVVVAEDGSLQVDIPYVALEMLTSAAQDRVFYRVDGPPGEFITGYQTLPSLSESTGQSTSFADAVFRGEPIRVAALRRSASTGVNSVPFVVTVAETTIARRQLAQTIIIRSALRLGLMIAGAAMIVWVAVTFSLRPLYRLGDAIAERSPDDLHPIREQVPNEVQGLVDTVNSFMVRLQSALDALRHFTGNASHQLRTPLAIIRTQLALAQRATTIEETRAAAMKADEAVANAERILAQLLLMAKIDAAGRDEARGLERVELGGLARAVTADHVPAAGEAGIDLGFAGEGEHWIRAEPLLVGELLKNLIGNALLYAGRGAEVTVRVESRDHSVLLEVEDNGPGIPPELREAALKRFRRGGEEAPGTGLGLPIVEEIAALYGGTMRLEEGDGGRGLKVVASFPAG from the coding sequence ATGAAGGCCGTCCCCGGAATGAGAAAGGTCGTCTATTCGCTGCGGCGCAGGCTGCTCGGCTGGCTCCTGATCTCGACAGCGGTGATCGGCGTCGTCGCACTGGCGGATACCTACCGGGAAGCCATCAAGACGGCGAATGCCGTCTCGGACCGCGTGCTTGCCGGATCGGCGTTGGCGATCGCCGAGCGCGTGGTCGTGGCCGAAGACGGTTCGTTGCAGGTCGATATCCCCTATGTCGCGCTCGAGATGCTGACATCCGCGGCGCAGGACCGGGTGTTTTATCGGGTGGACGGCCCGCCCGGCGAGTTCATCACCGGTTATCAGACCCTGCCTTCGCTCTCCGAAAGCACCGGTCAATCGACGAGCTTCGCAGATGCCGTCTTTCGCGGCGAACCTATCCGCGTCGCAGCACTCAGACGCTCCGCCTCGACCGGGGTCAATTCCGTTCCCTTCGTCGTCACCGTCGCCGAGACGACGATCGCCCGGCGCCAGCTCGCGCAGACCATCATTATCCGCTCGGCCCTGCGCCTTGGGCTGATGATCGCCGGCGCGGCGATGATCGTCTGGGTCGCCGTCACCTTTTCCTTGAGGCCGCTCTATCGGCTTGGCGATGCGATCGCGGAGCGCAGTCCGGACGATCTGCATCCGATCCGCGAGCAGGTGCCGAACGAAGTCCAGGGGCTCGTCGATACCGTGAACTCTTTCATGGTCCGCCTGCAATCGGCCCTCGATGCGCTGCGGCACTTCACCGGCAATGCCAGCCATCAGCTCAGGACTCCGCTCGCGATCATCCGCACGCAGCTTGCGCTTGCGCAGCGGGCGACGACGATCGAAGAAACCCGGGCGGCGGCGATGAAGGCGGACGAAGCCGTCGCCAATGCCGAGCGCATTCTCGCTCAACTGCTGCTGATGGCGAAGATCGATGCCGCGGGCAGAGACGAGGCACGGGGATTGGAGCGGGTCGAGCTCGGCGGGCTTGCCCGCGCCGTGACGGCGGACCACGTGCCGGCGGCGGGCGAAGCCGGCATTGACCTCGGCTTTGCCGGCGAGGGCGAGCACTGGATCCGCGCCGAGCCTCTGCTTGTCGGCGAACTCCTGAAGAACCTCATCGGCAATGCGTTGCTTTATGCCGGCCGCGGGGCGGAGGTGACCGTGCGCGTCGAGAGCCGAGACCACTCGGTCCTGCTGGAAGTGGAGGATAACGGCCCGGGCATTCCGCCGGAGCTGCGCGAGGCGGCGCTCAAGCGTTTCCGGCGCGGCGGCGAGGAAGCCCCCGGTACCGGACTCGGCCTGCCGATCGTCGAGGAAATCGCCGCGCTTTACGGCGGGACCATGCGGCTGGAGGAGGGTGACGGCGGTCGCGGGTTAAAGGTGGTGGCGTCGTTTCCGGCGGGGTGA
- a CDS encoding response regulator transcription factor has product MRILLVEDNRALAEGLSTLLRGSGYAVDVVSDGASAHAVAAAESFDLVILDLNLPEMDGLDVLRAMRARQNRAAVLILTARGTPEERVKGLDLGADDYLIKPFDIGEFEARVRVLLRRQAGLRASVVSYGNVSLDLTSRSFSSAGMPIEIPARELGLLELLFMRAGKVVAKDAIVQSLTGLDDDLSPNAIEQYVSRLRKRLAPFGLTVRTARGIGYYLDKSAGPE; this is encoded by the coding sequence TTGCGTATCTTGCTGGTTGAGGACAATCGGGCCCTGGCAGAGGGTCTTTCGACGCTTCTGCGGGGCAGCGGCTATGCCGTCGACGTCGTGAGCGACGGGGCGTCTGCGCATGCGGTTGCCGCGGCCGAAAGCTTCGATCTGGTGATCCTCGATTTGAACCTGCCGGAGATGGATGGACTGGACGTGCTGCGTGCCATGCGGGCACGCCAAAACCGCGCGGCGGTTCTCATCTTGACGGCGCGCGGCACGCCCGAGGAGAGGGTCAAGGGACTCGACCTCGGCGCCGACGATTATTTGATCAAGCCTTTCGATATCGGCGAGTTCGAGGCGCGGGTGCGGGTCCTGTTGCGCCGGCAGGCGGGGTTGCGAGCCTCCGTCGTCAGCTATGGCAATGTCTCGCTCGACCTCACCTCGCGGAGTTTCTCCTCGGCAGGCATGCCGATCGAAATTCCGGCGCGCGAACTCGGTCTTCTCGAGCTTTTGTTCATGCGCGCCGGAAAGGTCGTCGCCAAGGACGCGATCGTGCAATCGCTGACGGGCCTGGACGACGATCTGAGTCCCAATGCGATCGAGCAATATGTGAGCCGGCTGCGCAAGCGGCTGGCGCCCTTCGGGTTGACCGTCCGCACCGCCCGCGGCATCGGGTATTATCTCGACAAGTCGGCCGGTCCCGAATGA
- a CDS encoding ABC transporter substrate-binding protein, which translates to MRFLISFGFLFLSGALAEAAPTFFPALSGDGAAPVLTVYSSLDEPLARPMIDGFQKANPDVAVRYEDMLTGEIYDRIVKETDAGEKTADFAFSSAMDLQVKLSNDGYAQRSDLPMSGLWPAWANWRNTAYALTFEPAVFVYHKPSFRNERPPATRAEFVDYLKRKGNAVFGRIGTYDIERSGVGFLFMSRDQEQFGDIWTVIRTMGAAGVKLYSTSQAILERISDGRFVLGYNILGSYAADWASRHPDVGIILPKDYTVVMSRIGLVPQAAAAPELGRRYLEFFMSKEGQTIMARELQIPAVSPEVAGENTANTMREMLGGQLKPVPVSPGLMVYLDQVKRARLIARWNEMLRLQ; encoded by the coding sequence ATGCGGTTCTTGATTTCTTTCGGTTTTTTGTTCCTGTCGGGCGCGCTCGCCGAGGCCGCGCCCACGTTCTTCCCGGCGCTCTCCGGTGACGGCGCCGCACCGGTCCTGACCGTCTATTCCTCGCTTGACGAACCCTTGGCGAGACCGATGATCGACGGCTTCCAGAAGGCCAATCCGGATGTCGCGGTCCGCTACGAGGACATGCTGACCGGCGAGATCTACGACAGGATCGTCAAGGAGACCGATGCCGGCGAGAAGACCGCCGATTTCGCCTTTTCCTCCGCCATGGACCTGCAGGTCAAGCTCAGCAATGACGGTTATGCGCAACGCAGCGACCTGCCGATGAGCGGACTCTGGCCGGCCTGGGCGAACTGGCGCAACACGGCTTACGCGCTCACCTTCGAGCCGGCCGTCTTCGTCTACCACAAGCCGAGCTTCAGGAACGAGCGGCCGCCGGCCACGCGGGCCGAATTCGTCGACTATCTCAAACGGAAGGGAAACGCCGTCTTCGGCCGCATCGGCACCTACGATATCGAACGCTCCGGAGTCGGCTTCCTCTTCATGTCGCGCGACCAGGAGCAATTCGGCGACATCTGGACGGTGATCCGCACGATGGGGGCGGCCGGAGTGAAGCTTTATTCGACCAGTCAGGCAATCCTGGAGAGGATTTCGGACGGGCGCTTCGTGCTCGGGTACAACATCCTCGGTTCCTATGCGGCCGACTGGGCATCGCGGCATCCGGATGTCGGCATCATACTCCCGAAGGACTATACGGTGGTCATGTCGCGCATCGGGCTGGTGCCGCAGGCGGCAGCCGCCCCGGAACTCGGCCGCCGCTATCTCGAATTCTTCATGTCGAAGGAGGGCCAGACGATCATGGCACGCGAGTTGCAGATCCCGGCGGTCAGTCCCGAAGTCGCCGGCGAGAACACCGCGAACACCATGAGGGAAATGCTCGGAGGTCAGTTGAAACCCGTACCGGTCAGTCCCGGACTGATGGTCTATCTTGACCAGGTCAAGCGGGCGAGGCTGATTGCCCGCTGGAACGAGATGCTGCGCCTGCAGTGA
- a CDS encoding Bug family tripartite tricarboxylate transporter substrate binding protein: MKHFFLASILAGAIALPAYAADYTIIAPANPGGGWDQTARSLQTVMQQEGISGNVQVQNVPGAGGTIGLAQFASQQKGNPNALLVGGYVMVGAILTNNSPVTLKDVTPIARLTGEYEAIVVPAASEIQTMKDLVEALKKDPGAVSWAGGSAGGTDHIAVGLIAKAAGVDPTKINYIAYSGGGEALAAILGNQVTAGISGYGEFESQVKAGTLRLLAVSSAERLEGIDAPTLKESGVDVVVENWRMVAAAPGLTEEQKAAVSADIEKLAKSVGWQEVLKTKGWQDTYLAGAAFDEQLAKDISATETVLKDIGLVK, translated from the coding sequence TTGAAACACTTCTTCCTCGCATCCATTCTCGCCGGCGCAATTGCTCTGCCGGCCTATGCCGCCGACTACACGATCATCGCGCCGGCCAATCCCGGCGGCGGCTGGGACCAGACCGCCCGCTCGCTGCAGACCGTCATGCAGCAGGAGGGCATTTCCGGCAACGTGCAGGTCCAGAACGTTCCGGGCGCCGGCGGCACGATCGGCCTTGCCCAGTTCGCCAGCCAGCAGAAGGGCAACCCGAACGCGCTCCTCGTCGGCGGTTACGTGATGGTCGGCGCCATACTCACCAACAACTCGCCGGTTACCCTCAAGGACGTGACGCCGATCGCGCGGCTTACGGGCGAATACGAGGCGATCGTCGTTCCCGCCGCCTCCGAGATCCAGACGATGAAAGACCTCGTCGAGGCGCTGAAGAAGGATCCGGGCGCGGTTTCCTGGGCAGGCGGCTCGGCCGGCGGCACCGACCACATCGCGGTCGGCCTGATCGCCAAGGCCGCCGGTGTCGATCCGACCAAGATCAACTACATCGCCTATTCCGGCGGCGGCGAGGCGCTTGCCGCGATCCTCGGCAACCAGGTAACCGCCGGCATTTCCGGTTACGGTGAATTCGAGTCCCAGGTGAAGGCCGGAACGCTCCGCCTGCTCGCCGTCTCCAGCGCCGAGCGCCTCGAGGGTATCGACGCGCCGACGCTGAAGGAATCCGGCGTCGACGTTGTCGTCGAAAACTGGCGCATGGTCGCCGCTGCCCCGGGCCTCACGGAAGAACAGAAGGCCGCAGTCTCCGCCGACATCGAGAAGCTTGCCAAATCCGTAGGCTGGCAGGAAGTGCTGAAGACCAAAGGCTGGCAGGACACCTATCTCGCCGGCGCCGCCTTCGACGAGCAGCTCGCCAAGGACATTTCCGCCACGGAAACCGTCCTGAAGGACATCGGACTGGTCAAATGA
- a CDS encoding tripartite tricarboxylate transporter TctB family protein, whose product MNKGNNPSADTRRPDRAALVIAAVLAAIAGVIFWDVSRLSGLAGYSQVGPMTVPYAIACCLIALAVWTAVEAWRGDFPEREHQRAGPVVWIVAGLAAQMLLLNTLGFSIATGILFALTARGFGKRKLWLTVPIGIVFSFIVWAIFAKLLQLSLPAGPLERLFF is encoded by the coding sequence ATGAACAAGGGCAACAACCCTTCCGCCGACACGCGCCGCCCCGACCGGGCGGCGCTGGTCATCGCCGCCGTTCTGGCAGCAATCGCCGGTGTGATCTTCTGGGACGTGTCGCGCCTGAGCGGCCTTGCCGGCTACTCGCAAGTCGGGCCAATGACAGTGCCCTATGCGATCGCCTGCTGTCTCATCGCGCTTGCGGTCTGGACGGCGGTCGAAGCCTGGCGGGGCGACTTTCCCGAACGTGAGCACCAGCGCGCGGGTCCGGTTGTCTGGATCGTCGCCGGGCTTGCGGCGCAGATGCTGCTCTTGAACACGCTCGGCTTCTCGATCGCGACCGGTATTCTCTTCGCCCTCACGGCCCGCGGCTTCGGCAAACGCAAATTATGGCTGACCGTGCCGATCGGCATCGTGTTCAGTTTCATCGTCTGGGCTATCTTCGCCAAGCTCCTGCAATTGTCGCTGCCCGCAGGGCCGCTTGAACGCCTGTTCTTCTAG